In Candidatus Defluviibacterium haderslevense, the following are encoded in one genomic region:
- a CDS encoding OmpH family outer membrane protein, whose product MMKNISWVLHGLSIIGIILLWMQNNGLKKSLAVHDNPSSSISNENQSTSTQYPIAYFSSDSLLTQLGFFKESESGFKKKQESMMNELKNRETSLQKEAVKLQESAPNMTRNELENGQMKLAKMEQELMARKENMANQFAEETAEFNEKLHQKITSYLKELNTDNRYKFIFSVSREGNIFYADSALDITPIMVQALNEKYSK is encoded by the coding sequence ATGATGAAAAATATTTCTTGGGTGCTTCACGGATTATCAATTATAGGAATCATTTTGCTGTGGATGCAAAATAATGGATTAAAAAAGAGTTTAGCGGTACATGATAATCCCTCTTCTTCCATTAGCAATGAAAATCAATCAACATCAACCCAATATCCAATTGCTTACTTTAGTTCTGATTCTCTATTAACACAACTTGGTTTTTTTAAAGAAAGCGAAAGTGGTTTTAAAAAGAAGCAAGAAAGCATGATGAACGAATTAAAAAATCGAGAAACATCATTACAAAAAGAAGCTGTAAAACTTCAGGAAAGTGCTCCGAATATGACCCGGAATGAATTAGAAAATGGTCAAATGAAGCTCGCTAAAATGGAACAAGAATTAATGGCGCGAAAGGAGAATATGGCCAACCAGTTTGCAGAAGAAACTGCAGAATTTAATGAAAAGCTACATCAGAAAATTACTTCCTATCTCAAAGAACTTAATACAGACAATAGATACAAATTTATATTTTCTGTATCGCGAGAAGGCAATATCTTTTATGCCGATTCAGCATTAGACATTACACCCATAATGGTTCAGGCTTTGAATGAGAAATACAGCAAGTAA
- the asnS gene encoding asparagine--tRNA ligase produces the protein MDRIKIKDLLLSPKLDQSILVMGWVRTFRSNRFIALNDGSGLSNLQVVVDFEAMDPELLKRITVGASIKAIGTLTPSQGSGQAVELIATEISILGDSDPGVFPLQPKKHSLEFLRQIAHLRFRTNTFGAIFRIRHQIAYSIHQFFNDRGFYYIHTPIITASDAEGAGEMFKVTTLDLDHLPRTETHEINFKEDFFGRASNLTVSGQLEAELAAMGLGQVYTFGPTFRAENSNTPRHLAEFWMIEPEVAFADLVDNMNLAEDLLKYVIRAIIEKCSEDLQFLQDREAEEDKSKPQADRNEMPLKDRLMFCIEHDFERITYTEAVEILKNSTPNKKGKFQFPVQEWGIDLQSEHERYLVEKHFKKPVILTNYPKGIKAFYMRQNDDDKTVAAMDILFPGIGEIIGGSQREERLTKLESRMTEMHIPTEEMSWYLDTRRFGSCPHAGFGLGFERLVLFITGMTNIRDVIPFPRFPGNVEF, from the coding sequence TTTTGGTAATGGGTTGGGTTCGAACATTTCGAAGCAACAGGTTTATTGCACTAAACGATGGTTCCGGATTATCTAATCTCCAAGTAGTTGTAGATTTTGAGGCTATGGATCCTGAATTGCTCAAACGAATTACGGTAGGAGCATCAATTAAAGCAATTGGAACACTCACACCATCTCAAGGATCAGGACAGGCGGTTGAGTTGATAGCTACTGAAATAAGTATCCTTGGGGATTCAGATCCTGGGGTGTTTCCTTTACAACCTAAAAAACACAGCCTCGAATTCTTAAGACAAATCGCACATTTAAGATTTAGAACCAATACATTTGGAGCTATATTTAGAATCCGCCATCAGATAGCGTATTCCATACATCAATTCTTTAATGATCGTGGTTTTTATTATATACATACTCCTATAATAACCGCATCTGATGCTGAAGGAGCAGGAGAAATGTTCAAAGTAACGACTCTTGATCTGGACCATTTACCAAGAACTGAAACCCATGAAATTAACTTTAAAGAGGACTTTTTTGGGCGTGCATCAAATTTGACCGTATCGGGTCAGTTAGAGGCTGAATTAGCAGCAATGGGTTTGGGTCAGGTCTATACCTTTGGCCCAACTTTTAGAGCTGAAAATTCGAATACACCCAGACACCTGGCAGAATTTTGGATGATTGAGCCTGAAGTAGCTTTTGCTGATTTGGTTGATAATATGAATTTGGCAGAAGATTTATTAAAGTATGTTATTCGGGCGATTATTGAAAAATGTTCCGAAGATTTACAATTTCTTCAAGATAGAGAAGCAGAAGAAGATAAATCAAAACCACAGGCAGATCGAAATGAAATGCCGTTGAAAGATCGATTGATGTTTTGTATTGAACATGATTTCGAACGAATTACTTATACTGAAGCAGTTGAAATATTGAAGAATTCGACACCAAACAAGAAAGGAAAATTTCAATTTCCAGTTCAGGAATGGGGCATTGATTTACAATCAGAGCATGAACGATATCTGGTCGAAAAGCACTTTAAAAAACCAGTTATTCTAACCAATTATCCAAAAGGCATTAAAGCATTCTATATGCGACAGAATGATGACGACAAAACAGTCGCTGCGATGGATATTCTATTTCCGGGTATAGGTGAAATTATTGGTGGGTCTCAACGAGAAGAACGTTTAACTAAATTGGAATCAAGAATGACGGAAATGCATATTCCTACTGAAGAAATGTCATGGTATTTAGATACACGTCGTTTTGGTTCATGTCCACATGCAGGATTTGGATTAGGATTCGAGCGGTTGGTTTTGTTTATTACTGGGATGACAAATATTAGGGATGTGATACCTTTTCCTAGATTTCCAGGAAACGTTGAATTTTAA